In the genome of Acidiferrobacterales bacterium, the window TCGTGCGCACGGTACTGCGGGAGATCTTGACTTGCTCACCGCTGGTGAAATCAGGTTGAGCATAGATTTTCCGCAGTGTCGCTATGGCCATTCCAGCAGCCCACAGGCAGTATCGCCGATAACCGGCTTGGTGCGAAGGAATGAGCTGAATGTAGTGTTGGGCATTCAGAAGATGCCAATTGCTCAATGCGATCAGTTGCGACATACCGTCGGCAAATCCCTGATGTACCTGGCTGTCCCTGTTATCCAGATTCTGCAAATCAACACCATGCGCCAAAAACAAATCACGCGGCAGCCAGCAGACGCTGCGGGAGCGATCTTCCCAGATATCCTTGAGGATGTTGACCATCTGAAGTCCGAGACCGAACGACAAGCCCAGCGGCAGCAACTGCTCGCGATTGCGGTGAATCTCATCAGAATGATCGCACATGAGTTCGGTCAGGGTTTCCCCGACAATCCCCGCGACACTATAGCAATACCGGTTATAGCTGGATATATCGGCGAGTCCTTCGACTGTGGCATTGCGCTGAAATTCAACCATACCTCTTGACATGATGGAAACACAGCGCTCAAGTATCGCTTGTTGCTCCGGACTGAACTGGCGCTTGATGCGAATCACCGCGGAAGTGCAGGCGACCAGTTCTTTCTCGCTGTCCAGCATCGATTCGGACAACAGATCACTCAGTTCACTTGCAAACCACTCATCATCAGTCTGTTCCGTCACAATCGAGACGAATCGTCCGGCAAAAAAGTCTTTTTGCTCGATTGACAATTCCGGATCGTCTTCTATCGTATCGTTGATTCGGCACAGCAGATAGGCATTGGCGAACAGTGCCTGCAGCGGTCGCGGC includes:
- a CDS encoding phytoene/squalene synthase family protein, giving the protein MSGVARTFALTTPQLPRPLQALFANAYLLCRINDTIEDDPELSIEQKDFFAGRFVSIVTEQTDDEWFASELSDLLSESMLDSEKELVACTSAVIRIKRQFSPEQQAILERCVSIMSRGMVEFQRNATVEGLADISSYNRYCYSVAGIVGETLTELMCDHSDEIHRNREQLLPLGLSFGLGLQMVNILKDIWEDRSRSVCWLPRDLFLAHGVDLQNLDNRDSQVHQGFADGMSQLIALSNWHLLNAQHYIQLIPSHQAGYRRYCLWAAGMAIATLRKIYAQPDFTSGEQVKISRSTVRTIIVLTSVFSRFNGMLEMIFNYLRRDLPIAEPEGGLSSIAGLSRYRQDFE